AGGGATAACCGTCAGCAGCGTGGATTAATCGCTTCCTTGGGACAAGCTGTAGTCGAATTCACAGCAATTGATGCACATTCGAATTTTCCTGGGCTTCAAAATTAGAAGACATTCAAAAAGCAGCATATTCCTTGATACTTCAATTCTCTCGGAGAAACACTCGAAATTCAACTCCGAAATTCAACaattggaatttttaaaactaGTGAAAGGCTCTGAAAAAGAGCCTAACCGTACAATAGTTGTGTTTTCGCTATAGTTTTGGGAATTCTGAAGCCCTCAGTCACCAGTCTGGCATAATTGAGTGTTTTGCCGGATGAGTAGCGGAGACACGCTGCCAGTGTAGTGCCGAATATGACATGTTTACGCAGTCGGATTGTACATGGGTACGAATATATAGATTTGGTCTGATTTTATTCCCATTACTATTCTGGAAGGATGGAATAAGAAACGGATTGAAGGCGGGATGTAGTGCTTTAAACAATCTGTATAAGCATAGTCAtgatgaaaagtaaaatattacCGGAGTACATCCCTTTAAGGATCGCTAGTTTAATACATTTTCACCGCAAAAAGCCTTTGATTTCTGTAACACAGCGAGAAAGAATTTCCATTTACAAGTATTCGATTCACAATGTGTCGAACAATAGCCAAAATTGTTAACAgtctttattacggctaacgtttcgtcgTTGTTGCCTTCGTCTGAGCCTGAAAAGTCTGGTACATTTGCATATATCTAAAACATATCCTCTAACATATCCTCtgaaatgcctcatccagaatgagtcatcatcccctaagatATTACatccggaaacaaaaaccaaaagagcctAAATCGTTGTGCTTGCTTCAGTAGCCGCGATGTTAGCAGACATCCGCGCGGTGGAATCGCGGTGGAATGGAATTCCCATTTACTCGttaagaagaggaaaattctTTCTCTCTGCATTTTTTCCACTACTTCATGAATACTTAGAAAGCTACAGATCTTGTGGCAGAAACTTTAGTAGCTGTTTTCgaggaaattttaaatatCTTAATATGGATGCCTTCCTCTATCAGATAGAGTTCGGAAAGTTGTTTCATATAGAAATCATGAAACAAAGTCTACAAATCCGGGAAACAGAGGGATTTTTCATGCGTAGTTAAGCCTCTGGGTGTTTCTGACGTTTCAAATTCCCTGACTTGTCAGGGGAGATTCGCCGTGGTACTTTTGAACTACTTGTTAGATTCTATCTACTTATGGAGAGGCCCCGACGTCGAAAATATCCCCGAATACAAACTCTAGAGTGTAGTTGTTCCGTACTCCTATTGTTCCTTAAATCTTCTATTCATCCATGGTTAGGCTGTCATAtaatgaatgaacaaatatgAAGGAATTTGATATCCACGATTTGCACCAGAAGATGTAGgataatataaatgaatacaGCACTTCTagcatttgtttacttattaaGTTTCCAAATGTACATTGCTGCTAGAAGATGgttttgaattatttctattcGGGACTCAAAAACTACTTTGCACAGAACTTTGAAAGTGTAATGAAATCTGATTCAATTAGAATTTTCGAAGGTCCCATGCATGTCGTGCTCCAGTAGTGGTAGGTCATACGAATTCAGCCCGCGCTCAATAAAATACACAACGAAATTTACTCAATTAGCCATACTGGACttaattttcctcatttcttcgttctttttttttgcattgttgactaatttttttagtgaaagTCCCTAGAAAATAGAGTGAGGTTCAAAACAGGGAGGAGCATATGAGTGAGGGCAGAGGGGGCACTATTATGAATCTCGAGAATTTATCAATTTCCTGTCGATAGTTTcgtttgttccttttttttatgtacAAGCGAACTTGCCACAGTACCAATCGGAGAAATTGTCTcgacatttgaaaaattattgtttaaGACGAAATCATTAGCTACAAGTTATCCTTCAATGCTACTGGtgcaaaaaaaccacaaaaaccgTTTGACAAAAGAATACGAAACACTTGATTacatttttccatatttttcccGATTCAACTATCAACAAATTGCTCATAAATGCTAATGGAGGATTTTAACTCTGACTTACAGATGTTCACCACcgtcaccccacaaatctggggtggtgcgggtttcaggtgggttatgtccatgcggggtcgtagattatggggaggagggtgattccgcgcacttcttcctaattgtcgtaaaaaacggcccggaagatggggcctcgagcgttccggggcgctattttgtAAAATGAGTTCTactgaagcgcgccagccttgtgcacgcgccccATCTcccggcaattaggaagaaatggacgagatcACCCTCCTTCCCTATGACCTCCCATAGGCATAACTCTCCCCGACTCTCTAGGGGCTTtcagtattaaaaaaaatccctcaaagtgataaaaagaacgaagaaatgaGGAGAATCAAGTACAGTATGACTAATTGAGTGAATTTCGCTGTGTGTTTTATTCAGCGCGAGCTGAATTCATGTGGCGTGCCAGTTCTGGAGCACGACATGCATGGGACCTTCGGAAATTCTAATTGAATCGGATTTCATGACACTTTCAAAGTTCTCTGCAAAGTAATTTTTAAGTCCCGAATAGAAGAAttcgttgagaaaattttggaattctGAAGTAGCCATAAAATGTAACATATTCAGTcagaagaatagaaaacagAATAGAACAAATAGTAGAAATTATCTACGTTATTTTTCACAACTTTCATAGTTTATTAACATtttattgttgaaaaaatattcttattgttgtttttttgaataaaatgtccaaataaaagcaaaataagaaTTCTGCAGGCACTGCTCTCTGATCTACTTTTCaactatgtaaaaaaaatgcaatataTGCAAGAAGTTTgttttttatctttaaaaaattgtcattaTTTATAGTTATACTTAAACACTGCGCCGTAATATTTATGTACATAGAATAGCTAATAAAACATCACCACCAGTCACAAATCACAGCCCTTCTAAGAATTCTACGCCATAGAAAACATTTCTTAGCCACCAACCAAACTAAACCCTCTGACTTCATTCCATTCTCTTTAGAAACCATTAACATCATCCACCTTTTATCCTTGGACGCATTTCCGGAGGCACTTTCCTCGAAGAAAATGCCAGCCGAAAGAGGATGGAAATCGCAAATGAAGACGagtggtgaaaaaaagaatattcgaCATTCATGTATGTTCCGTTGCCATTGTTATTCCCTATAACAACGTAAAAATGGTAACGACGGAACACTTCCTTGCCCACTTgaatgagttttttcttcggaagatcgaaaacagaataaaaagacACCATAGCTGGAGAAATGATGGAGAGGAACAGGCAGATGTTAAACAATGCAAACGACGATGCATTCCGGATCAATGCTTAGGGCATGAGGAGGGGTTGCACACACGCGCGAAGCAGCGGGCAACCGAGGCGGACGAGGGAGCACACGATTTGCGGAGGGTGCGCGCGTGAGTCCGATGCCGACGACCAGCTGGCGTTGGTCAGAGTACGTAGGACAAATATCCTGatgctgttgttttttttctcgtgtctTCTCGTtaatttctctcatttctcGGTGCGATCCCTCCTCTGGACGCATCTTGCAAACGCAAACGGTTCTTTCGTGCTTTTCTCAGCGTTTTCGGAGCAAAGAAGGCTGTCGAGGAGGCGGTGCAGTCGGCGATGTCATCGTAGTTGATGTGAACTCCCCGATGAAATGTTGTGTTCCACGAGAGAACATCGTTTATGTGCTCAAAATGTCAGGATCTTCCTAATTAACTTAAAACTCTCTTACTTACCCATCCCTTAGCCTTTGATCTACTGTTGGTGAACTATACAGACGAGTTTCACTAGTTTAACTAACTACAATGGGTATTCTTCTAAAGTCtcgttggtttttttccctAACGAAATAGGGTCCTTAACCGTTTTTGGATTAATCCAGGTTAGACTTCATAACAATAACTAGACGTTCCCTTCACCCTCTTTTACTTCAGTTATTTCAATAGCTCAATTTTGCCACGAAAAACAAGTCTGGATTAGATTTCATCGAGGCGCTGCTGTTTCCATCTTGTGGCTTGCACTTTCCAAAGAGTGCTCGGTTTCACTCGCTTCTTCcgtttcatttccttcttttactagccaagaaaaaattacataagcaataaattttattaattatccCGTTCACTCACATCATTCAACTTTCattattcaacaaaaacaacccTAAGTTATCTGGTTCTGATAGgaacaatttttctggaacctGCTTCTCTATGCACATATACTTGGTTAGAGAGTTGTTCGGCTATGGAGTGTTTCAAGTTTTAGTAactttcattagttttacgATGCTTTATCTTCTAAGATCCCTGGTTACTggagttatggaaattttaCTCGAGTATTTTTCATTCGAGTAGTCCTTTTGCTTAGCATCAATAGATTTCTGTCGCATGTTTGTGTTTATCTTTTGAATATGCTCAAGACCTACAGAAAtgtttcttcgatttttctccaaaaaaaaaactttttagagAACTTTTCCCTCTAGGAATATCCCAAACTTTTCCAGAATCATAGGGaatgtttattgttttttttattcgatgaCCACATCCTTCACTGTGATTTCGTCGAAGCTAACCAGGAACTAAGCATTGtcgtcattgaaaaaaaaaaacgtttctgtTCTTATTCCTTCAGTAGCACTTAATTCTACTGTTGAGAATCCtttaaatgaatggaaaagaaaaaagtttcaaatagACATCGCGTTTAACTACCGTAACCAGTCAAAACATTTGCAGAAAACTCATAAGTTCACAATAGTTGTTGGTATTTTTCCCACACAGAATCCAGTTAACGATGAATGTGTTGAATATTCATAGAAACTCTTCGCATATTCAGAACTAATTCCCTCacgagaagttttttttttctctgagatTTTTGTTACATGCATTCACTTTCTAAATTGCAGCTTTGCGATTTCAATGTCACTGCAGAATCGTATCTCTATTAAATCCTTCAAAATACTTCTACTCCTTCCCTCACTTGAAAAAAGGTTAGAAAAAGAGGTAGCTTGAAGAGTGCAACATCACTTTTTCAAGCATTAATGCCCTCATTATTTCATGCTTAGGGAATAGATGCGGTAATAACCTGTCATGGTAAGTCCCGTTTGGATGTCTTCCTCGATCCGAATAAAAATTGCATACCTCCGGCCGAAAACTGCCGCAACAAGCGTGCTCCAGTCCAAATTTAATTGCTCTAATGCATGTAGCAAGCGCGTAACACTTCAACCAAGCTTAACGCCCCGATAGGAAAAGAATGTAGGCGGGGCACAGCGCCAGAATTATACGTTCATATTCGCATGTACCAGATTTTGAACTCGTCTGTGTTCAACTGACCTTTcacttactttatttattttgtttatgtcATTTATTTCGAATTACGATTTGCAGTATTCTGATTCAAAGCCGCGCATACTTAATGCGACATGTCGAAATTCAACGAGACTGGACGTTCACTTGCTCACATCTGCCCGCCCCATATCGCGAGTCTCGTTCTTTTCTCCCAGGGCCTGGGAGAGTTATTGGACCCAACTCGTCTTGTAAAATATCCAGTCATACTCCATGAAAATAATGTAAAGCACTTCTCTTATGTTTCAAATCCTGACGAATGACTATAGCTTATCTTTTGACAAAATTGACAGTCTGATGCTAACACCTGACGCATTTTTGTCGAGGGGTGTCGTCTTTGAACAATCTGCTCGATCTGCAGAAAGAGCTCGTACAGAATCCACATCTATTCGACACTGTTCCATATCTTGCGGGACCTAGGTATCTCGTATGGATCCAGTCATACCACCTGAAAATAATGTGGGATCTCGCCTGAACTCCCTCTGCACCTGTTTCCTGTAGGTCGGCAATACCCGGAAGTTCATTGTAAAGAAACGGAATGTTGTTACCAAAGATTCCACATTCCCACTAGGTATTTGATATATTTCAGTTCGGCTTTTGGTGGTGTGCTCGACAACAGCACCTTTGCACAACATCTGGCTAAGTTCTTCCATATAACTCCAAGTTTTATACCTCATACGTGCCTAGGCTCAAATACCTAAGAGTGTTTAGTATAGCAGGGCCACTGCCATCAGGAACATAGCTGTTGGACCCGTACATGCGACCAAATTCTAATAAAAGCGCCATACACTCTATTACTTTTAACTTTATACTTAATAAGCTTACTAACtaatactatataataaataatataatatataaataatataatataaaaaccaATTAactaactttatcctttttaacttttaactcTTTTATAACTAAACAATGAGCAAAAGTAACTGCCGAAGTGCTTCTACTCGGATAAGTCAGGATAGGATAAGGGATAGCCTCCGGACTTCGAGAGTCCCACTATCGCAGTAGATGAGATGACTTTCGCAGTTTGCGCTCTATAGCACCACTACAGAACCCATTATGAAGTCTCTTCCatactttttcagttttcagcaccaaaaaagagttttttttttcgcatttttacgacaaacaataacaaatggAATAGTGCTTCCGTTTTTTCGACCGTTCtcgtttttaattattttcttcatgatttcttcgcttcttccACTTCGTTGCACAACTACGCATCCTCTAAATTATACGCGACGACAATTCTTTCCAGAACAGTCCATTCAATTTTCACTTCACCGAATTAACCATGACGAAGACGATAAATCTATTCAAATTGTGtttttagacaaaaaaaaaccgtgcccgagaaaatgtagttttcGGAATAAAGTTGGTAAATTCTGCAGAATCCCTTGATAACGAACTACTGCTCAAATACCGTAATACGTttgagggggaggggggagggtgGAGATTACCACAAATCGCTCATCGTTGTTGCATGTTTAGCCGCTTTTTGTgtcctttcctagttttgagAAGAGAGCAGATTAGTCTCTAGGGTAATGTCCTTTGGCAAACAAAAGAGGTTCTGACTAGAGAAGAATCTCAAGtcagtttaaaaatttttaaaaaatttgaaaaattttttaaaactgaaaatttttcaaaaattaaaatcgatAAGGTACGCAAGAGACTTTATAGTACGCTGGGTTCCGTAGCGGTTAGTTTAGTTCTACTGGATTTTAAATTAGCACACATTATTAGTATAACCATTCCCAAAATTTTcgcgaggaaaattttcctctccCCATCTCTCAAGTTCTCAAAACTTTCTAAAAGTTTTTCACTCTTATTTCTCTTCCTGAAAACTTCAACTGCTGTAGAACTGCAAATTCCCCCCAAATATGTCTCACAATATTACAATCATTCTGTGTTCTGTACATCTTCAAGGGCTCATTTGAGAGTGAGTCGCCACCTGTCTCTGgcaatattttttcattctcctaGCTACTCGCAAATTGCGTTGGCAAACCTTTGTTAGGCCTAATTGAGCGTTCTTCTTCTCTCGGAACAAGAGAGCGACGAAAAGCCAGCAGACCGAGTTCATCCAAGATACACCGCTTGACTGCACCGCCTTCTCCCGGATGCTGAGGAAAAGCCTCATCGACTTGGCAACAAATCCATGGAAATCCATCCCGTTCCTTTTTCGCTTGTATTAATAACTTCAAATTCTCCAGTTTCAGTATTGAATATCGTGTGAGTGTTACTCGTCGGAAACTGTTCAACAACTTTTCACATGACGTATCCCTCTGTTCGGTATGCAGCGCTTAGACAGGACGACGATATGGAGCAAGAAACATCCACCAGTGGCCAGGAGGAGTTCGTCAGTACCTCAGGGATCGAATATGGAATGCCTAAGGGCAGTTTCGATAGCGCCTTCACCTACGCTAACTACAACGACCTGGATAAAATGGGTTATGAAGCACCGAAAAGGTGGGTTTTGGAGATTTTTCTCAGAACAATAATCACATCAACAGTTATTCTGCTATAACCAATAGTCAACATAGGaaagtttttagaaaaacGAAACAGGGAAATTTTGCTTGATTAGATTTGCAAGGTGCTGAAATCCACACTAACACGTGCTAATTTCGCTGGATGATAGTGCCACCGTATTCTGTATTCTACATACATGCATTCCCAAATTTTTAGTAGTTTTCTGATTAATTTCTGAAAGAACCATATAAACTATAACTATAGCTATACACTATTTGTTCTAACAAAGTATTATCCACGCAGACCTTGCACTATAACCAATTTTCGTATGAGAAGtgcacggtttttttttctcggaaatatTTCAACGAGGGctcgttcagtttttttttcctcagaacgAGCAGTGAATAACAATCACCACttcaaatcctgaaaaaaaatcttttggaCAGCATTTCTAGCTTGTTACACTAAAAATCCCATCACCAATTAAAAATACGTAGGTTCTCATGACTCAATAACGGCATATAACGAAACTGTAAAAAGTTGTAGTCAAGTTATTACGGATTTAGTGCCAGCTAACCTAGTAAACAATATATCAATCATTTTAATGCTCCGGAAAATAATCAACTACTGACATTTATctcgttgttttgtttattggGTTTTGAACAATTACTGGGAAACGTGGACAAATATACAATGCTTGCAgctttatttctaaaatttttactACTTTGCAAACGTGCCCCTCTCCCACCCATGGAGAAATTTGAACTCCAAGACATTTCTTGCATTTGCTTAGGAATAAGTTTAGAGATTTATTTAATAAACTTTATTTACGTACACTCAAATTCATACATTCAGTTGCACCATCCAGCAATAGCTGACGGAAAAGTGCAATTTTGCACTCTTTGCAAGAGAAAGCTTAACCCTCCCACTTCATTTGGAAAGCACCTCTTTAGGTACGGTAACATCCTCGGTAATCGCTACAGCCACTTCACCTACAGTAACAAATTCGAGGAAGACGATAAGGAGGTAAGCACGATAATTAGACAATGAGTGACTAATCAATGTGGGACTTTTTCAGATCATCCCAATGAACACAATCGAACTGGTGATCTACGTGTTCAGCGTAATCTTCGTAGTGCTTACGCTACCTTTTTCGCTGCTTTTCGTGCTTAAAGTAAGAAATTGTCAGATTTACAGGAATGTTACGAGGATTGATTGCGTTTCTAGTTTGTTTCCACCTCCGAACGACTTGTCGTTTTACGCTTGGGACGAGCACAAAAGACTCGAGGACCAGGAGCAACGTTTATACTACCATGTATTGATAACACCTATAAAATAAGCACAACTATCACAGCTTTCAACGTCCCGCCACTACAGGTAACACGATCCAGCAAAGTTTCTTGCTCCTCTGACATATAATACTAGAATATTgccgaaaattcaaaaaaatattcgaaaaaagagaatttcaaaGATTCTCAACACGCTCACCATTCGCAAAACAGATTTTTCACGTTTCTCGGAGATTCGtacgagaaaagaaagcagGATATCCATATCCGTACTTATACAAGACTTCTTCTTAAGCGCTTCCATTTCTGCATCAGCACGATCCTCTTCTCATGTCAACTTAAAGATTAGctttaagaaaaatgaagggatAAAATGATGTCCAGCGCTTCTCCTTTGTTTTAATGAAACATCCATCGAAATAAATTGAATGGAACGAAATCTCTTCGTCAAAAGGTTTTCAGCGGATTTAGtaaacgaaaatgaaactgtttaaaagaaatatcaCAGATATTGCAGGAAAATACTACAGATTTTCTATTGAATTGATTATGATGAAGGATAAATAGTAAAAGGATCTAGCCTCAACAAAGATTCTATCCTCTAATTCCACACTCTAGGCCCAACCTTTCTAAACCATAGCTTAGCAAACAGTAGTTTTTCTAAATCATGTTTTAGTTAACGAgcttttctccaaaaaactttgaaaaagaatttgcGATATATCATGGATATTGAAAATCAGAATTAAATTAGGGATTAAAAAAGCCGAACAGAACAAGAACAAACTCTTACTGATATGCCTTAGTTCTTCTGATCCCTATATTTTCCGCCAACGATGTTCATATGATCGCGATCACCTCTAAGAAGTCGAATGATCGAACCGACTTGACTGAATATCCAAGAAAAACCGTCATAACCGTAGGTGACAGAGAAAAATCGTCATGTTATATGCTTTACCTAGGAATCACGAAAAAACTAGAGAAAAGCTTGCACAATTTTTCACTCGTAGgtcaaaattcttctttcaaaataaaaaaaaacaggcagCGATCGCATTACGTCTTGACTATTAATGTAGTACAGGCGCACTTCCGTTAAGTATGCATGTAACGAGCATGCATAGGAAAAGAATGGAAGCGACGACTGATGGTTTCTCTTTGTGGaccattttgctgtgatgaAAATTacgaaagggaaaaaagtaatgaaatagTTAATTAA
This window of the Necator americanus strain Aroian chromosome III, whole genome shotgun sequence genome carries:
- a CDS encoding hypothetical protein (NECATOR_CHRIII.G8969.T1), producing MYGSNSYVPDGSGPAILNTLSQMLCKGAVVEHTTKSRTEIYQIPSGNVESLVTTFRFFTMNFRVLPTYRKQVPQDMEQCRIDVDSVRALSADRADCSKTTPLDKNASGNNNGNGTYMNVEYSFFHHSSSFAISILFRLAFSSRKVPPEMRPRIKGSDEGNNDETLAVIKTVNNFGYCSTHCESNTCKWKFFLAVLQKSKAFCGENVLN